From Actinoplanes oblitus, a single genomic window includes:
- the thiC gene encoding phosphomethylpyrimidine synthase ThiC, translated as MRRKVYVEGSRPEIRVPFSEVVLTGDNPPVRLYDTSGPGSDPEQGLPKLRQPWWDGRTQLAAARAGDITPEMEFVAVREGVDPEVVRDEIAAGRAVLPANRNHPESEPMIIGSKFLVKVNANIGTSAVTSSVAEEVEKLTWATRWGADTVMDLSTGPRIHETREAIVRNSPVPIGTVPIYQALEKVNGDPLKLTWELFRETVIEQAEQGVDYMTIHAGVLLEYVPLAAERVTGIVSRGGSIMAAWCLAEHRQNFLYEHFRELCEIFREYDITFSLGDGLRPGSIADANDEAQFAELRTLGELTHIAWEYDVQVMVEGPGHVPMHKIKENVDLQQELCSGAPFYTLGPLATDIAPAYDHITSAIGAAMIGMFGTAMLCYVTPKEHLGLPNKEDVKAGMIAYKIAAHSADLAKGHPGAQAWDDALSHARFEFRWEDQFELALDPETARAYHDETLPAAPAKTAHFCSMCGPKFCSMKISHELRAAGMKAKSSEFVDAGGRVYLPVTSA; from the coding sequence ATGAGGCGCAAGGTCTACGTGGAGGGCTCCCGTCCGGAGATCCGGGTGCCGTTCAGCGAGGTGGTGCTGACCGGCGACAACCCGCCGGTCCGGCTCTACGACACGTCCGGTCCGGGCAGTGACCCCGAGCAAGGTCTGCCGAAGCTGCGGCAGCCGTGGTGGGACGGGCGGACCCAGCTCGCCGCCGCGCGGGCCGGCGACATCACGCCGGAGATGGAGTTCGTCGCGGTCCGCGAAGGGGTCGACCCGGAAGTGGTGCGGGACGAGATCGCGGCGGGGCGCGCGGTGCTGCCGGCCAACCGCAACCACCCGGAGTCCGAACCGATGATCATCGGGTCGAAGTTCCTGGTGAAGGTCAACGCGAACATCGGCACCTCGGCGGTGACCTCGTCGGTCGCCGAGGAGGTGGAGAAACTGACCTGGGCCACCCGCTGGGGTGCGGACACCGTGATGGACCTGTCCACCGGGCCGCGGATCCACGAGACCCGGGAGGCGATCGTCCGGAACTCGCCGGTGCCGATCGGGACCGTGCCGATCTACCAGGCCCTGGAGAAGGTCAACGGCGATCCGCTCAAGCTGACCTGGGAACTGTTCCGGGAGACCGTGATCGAGCAGGCCGAGCAGGGCGTGGACTACATGACCATCCACGCCGGGGTGCTGCTCGAATACGTGCCGCTCGCCGCCGAGCGGGTCACCGGGATCGTCTCCCGCGGCGGATCGATCATGGCGGCCTGGTGTCTCGCCGAGCACCGGCAGAACTTCCTGTACGAGCACTTCCGGGAGCTGTGCGAGATCTTCCGGGAGTACGACATCACGTTCTCCCTCGGCGACGGCCTGCGCCCCGGCTCGATCGCCGACGCCAACGACGAGGCGCAGTTCGCCGAGCTGCGCACGCTGGGCGAGCTGACGCACATCGCCTGGGAGTACGACGTCCAGGTGATGGTCGAGGGCCCCGGCCACGTGCCGATGCACAAGATCAAGGAGAACGTGGACCTGCAGCAGGAGCTGTGCTCGGGTGCGCCGTTCTACACGCTCGGCCCGCTGGCCACCGACATCGCCCCGGCCTACGACCACATCACGTCGGCGATCGGCGCGGCGATGATCGGAATGTTCGGCACCGCGATGCTCTGCTACGTCACCCCGAAGGAGCACCTCGGCCTGCCCAACAAGGAGGACGTCAAGGCCGGGATGATCGCCTACAAGATCGCGGCGCACTCGGCGGACCTGGCGAAGGGCCATCCCGGCGCGCAGGCGTGGGACGACGCGCTGTCGCACGCCCGGTTCGAGTTCCGCTGGGAGGACCAGTTCGAGCTGGCCCTCGACCCGGAGACGGCCCGGGCGTACCACGACGAGACCCTGCCGGCCGCACCGGCGAAGACCGCGCACTTCTGCTCGATGTGCGGCCCGAAGTTCTGCTCCATGAAGATCAGCCACGAGCTGCGGGCAGCCGGGATGAAGGCCAAGTCCTCGGAGTTCGTGGACGCCGGCGGCCGGGTCTACCTGCCGGTCACCTCGGCCTAG
- a CDS encoding DUF5305 family protein produces MQPLYHAGDLVFLTKVDSYEVGQIAAYHSASADVEVLHRIIGGDAESGFVFQGDNNDFIDPARPAAGELIGRAVLHVPRGGTWLRPLLSPTSLGMVGFLVIGGGAGAAENRRDVPRGRRKRKVKGMSRQGGSWAAAAAVVKAVSRLHPILRAAAALTALCGAAGLLLGVAGWMRPATQSAPISNQSGESMRFSYSAEVERSAAYDGTVAYSPDPIYRKLADFVDLQLQYRGKPGRLNVDARLSAQSGWHSTIQLSQPRRFTADRYTGTVLLDLDGMADRAREAARAIGADLGPITVLVIAHVLHDDGSTFAPQLALGLGPLQLSMVNGPDSLVVSHSGKAAGGATYPRQLSVLGHDLMTAAAARNHAIRLLLIALAGIIGIGLAASRSVPLATRAQIQRRYGHLLVPIEPMAKQSEPVVTVATFPALVKLAEKYGQMILTWTRPDGADDFVVRDDGVIYRFRIVPARPAGAKPPLSGMPHPARHARKSAALGIASVINTPAPPPVQTPEAPARETPFLETEPPQPPPGEPTSPPPAAQEPPTPEPATPEPPSRETAAQETPSQEIAGQEPAAQATPPEEAKLLEAPPEEAKPSETPSEEAKPAEAPPPEARDPAELEQSPAAEESPVAEAPPRTTQRKPKPARQTTTPRAAKTARKTAGPPATEPGVVAPAVPQEALTGPADDPAAGSGAAPEKAAPRKRAAPRKPRARKAAAPKTEIPKTEIPKTEAPKTEAEPSAAAADGESAAAERKAAEELADRNKVLEESIARKAEQDQAAADRARKERLARSAPRDPVFDFLPRDKQPRDD; encoded by the coding sequence ATGCAACCCCTGTACCACGCCGGTGACCTGGTCTTCCTCACAAAGGTCGATTCCTACGAGGTCGGCCAGATCGCCGCATACCATAGTGCCAGCGCCGACGTCGAGGTGCTGCACCGCATCATCGGTGGCGATGCCGAATCCGGATTCGTCTTCCAAGGCGACAACAACGATTTCATCGACCCGGCCCGGCCGGCCGCCGGGGAACTGATCGGACGAGCAGTCCTTCATGTCCCCCGCGGAGGCACCTGGCTCCGCCCCCTGCTCAGCCCCACCAGCCTGGGGATGGTCGGTTTCCTCGTCATCGGAGGCGGGGCGGGCGCTGCCGAGAACCGCAGGGACGTCCCGCGCGGTCGTCGTAAGAGGAAAGTGAAGGGCATGTCTCGCCAAGGCGGCTCCTGGGCAGCGGCAGCGGCCGTGGTCAAGGCGGTCAGCCGGCTCCACCCGATCCTTCGAGCGGCCGCCGCGCTCACCGCCCTCTGCGGAGCGGCCGGACTCCTGCTCGGCGTGGCCGGCTGGATGCGGCCCGCGACCCAGAGTGCCCCGATCAGCAACCAGAGCGGCGAGTCGATGCGGTTCTCGTACTCGGCCGAGGTGGAACGTTCGGCCGCCTACGACGGCACGGTCGCCTACTCGCCGGACCCGATCTACCGCAAGCTCGCCGACTTCGTCGACCTCCAGCTGCAGTACCGCGGGAAGCCCGGCCGGCTGAACGTCGACGCTCGCCTGTCCGCGCAGAGCGGATGGCACTCGACGATCCAGCTCTCCCAGCCTCGCCGATTCACCGCCGACCGCTATACCGGCACGGTTCTGCTCGACCTCGACGGGATGGCCGATCGCGCGCGGGAAGCCGCCCGGGCGATCGGCGCCGACCTCGGCCCGATCACCGTCCTGGTCATCGCGCACGTGCTGCACGACGACGGCAGCACCTTCGCGCCGCAACTCGCCCTCGGGCTGGGGCCGCTGCAACTCTCCATGGTCAACGGCCCCGACAGCCTGGTGGTCAGTCACTCCGGGAAGGCCGCCGGCGGTGCCACCTATCCGCGGCAGCTCAGCGTGCTCGGCCATGACCTCATGACGGCCGCCGCGGCACGAAATCACGCGATCCGGCTGCTGCTGATCGCCCTCGCCGGGATCATCGGCATCGGGCTGGCGGCGTCGCGGAGCGTGCCGCTGGCCACCCGGGCGCAGATCCAGCGACGGTACGGGCACCTGCTGGTGCCGATCGAGCCGATGGCGAAGCAGAGCGAGCCGGTGGTGACGGTGGCCACCTTCCCGGCGCTGGTGAAGCTGGCGGAGAAGTACGGTCAGATGATCCTGACCTGGACCCGGCCGGACGGTGCCGACGACTTCGTGGTTCGCGACGACGGGGTCATCTACCGGTTCCGCATCGTGCCGGCGCGGCCGGCCGGCGCGAAGCCGCCGCTGTCCGGGATGCCGCACCCCGCTCGCCACGCACGGAAGTCGGCGGCGCTCGGCATCGCCTCGGTCATCAACACTCCCGCCCCGCCGCCCGTCCAGACACCGGAGGCGCCGGCCCGCGAGACCCCGTTCCTGGAGACGGAACCGCCGCAACCTCCACCCGGAGAGCCGACGAGCCCGCCACCGGCAGCCCAAGAGCCGCCCACCCCGGAGCCCGCCACCCCGGAGCCGCCTTCCCGGGAGACCGCAGCCCAAGAGACGCCGTCTCAAGAGATTGCGGGCCAAGAGCCAGCCGCCCAGGCGACCCCGCCCGAGGAGGCCAAGCTCTTGGAAGCACCGCCCGAGGAGGCGAAGCCCTCGGAAACGCCGTCCGAGGAGGCCAAGCCCGCAGAGGCGCCGCCACCAGAGGCGCGGGACCCGGCCGAGCTCGAGCAGTCCCCCGCCGCCGAAGAATCCCCAGTCGCGGAAGCCCCGCCCCGCACCACCCAGCGAAAGCCCAAGCCCGCGCGCCAGACCACCACTCCGCGAGCAGCCAAGACCGCGCGGAAGACGGCCGGGCCGCCGGCGACGGAACCCGGGGTGGTGGCTCCAGCCGTACCCCAAGAGGCTCTGACCGGGCCGGCGGACGACCCGGCGGCGGGCAGCGGTGCCGCACCGGAGAAAGCCGCTCCCCGGAAGCGTGCGGCTCCCCGCAAACCGCGCGCCCGCAAGGCCGCCGCCCCGAAGACCGAGATCCCGAAGACCGAGATCCCGAAGACCGAGGCCCCGAAGACCGAGGCCGAGCCGTCGGCCGCCGCAGCCGACGGCGAGAGCGCGGCGGCGGAACGCAAGGCCGCCGAAGAGCTGGCCGACCGCAACAAGGTCCTGGAGGAGTCCATCGCTCGCAAGGCCGAGCAGGACCAGGCCGCCGCCGACCGGGCCCGCAAGGAGCGGCTGGCACGCAGCGCCCCGCGTGACCCGGTCTTCGACTTCTTGCCGCGCGACAAGCAGCCCCGGGACGACTAG
- a CDS encoding ribonuclease domain-containing protein, protein MNRPLPRVRKLLVSLALVFGLAGTALVAPAVVAPTHTSAAQAAVYSSCTISRCSAARTAYTGWQSLGWPTSKGWYSWPYGNYNYTGGTFQNREGYLPSATYNEYDVYSRAQGASRDAYRIVVNRSTRVAYFTPDHYVTFYKL, encoded by the coding sequence GTGAACCGTCCCCTGCCCCGCGTCCGCAAGCTGCTAGTCAGCCTGGCCCTGGTCTTCGGCCTGGCCGGCACCGCGCTCGTCGCCCCGGCCGTGGTCGCCCCCACGCACACCTCGGCCGCCCAGGCCGCCGTCTACTCGTCGTGCACGATCAGCCGCTGCTCGGCCGCGCGCACCGCGTACACCGGCTGGCAGTCGCTCGGCTGGCCGACCAGCAAGGGCTGGTACTCCTGGCCGTACGGCAACTACAACTACACCGGCGGCACGTTCCAGAACCGCGAGGGCTACCTGCCGTCGGCCACCTACAACGAATATGACGTGTACTCGCGCGCCCAGGGTGCGTCGCGCGACGCGTACCGGATCGTGGTGAACCGCAGCACCCGGGTCGCCTATTTCACCCCGGATCACTACGTGACCTTCTACAAGCTCTGA